A genomic region of Actinomycetes bacterium contains the following coding sequences:
- the ispG gene encoding flavodoxin-dependent (E)-4-hydroxy-3-methylbut-2-enyl-diphosphate synthase, translating to MEAGAITFERRKTRQITVGDVPVGGGAPVTVQSMTTTRTADVDGTLQQIYALAAAGCDIVRCTCNEIEAAEGLAHIVPRSPIPVIADIHHQYRMALAAMDAGVHGLRLNPGNIRKPEHIKAVASEARDRNVPIRIGVNGGSLDPALYERHGNKVTPEAMVESALGELAMFEEVDFDLVKISVKASNVPLMIEAYRQLADATDVPLHLGVTEAGPLPEGYIKATAGIASLLAEGIGDTIRYSLTADPVEEARAGRVLLESYGLRERSNVDLIACPSCGRAEVDVIEVAESARAALADRELPLQVAVMGCVVNGPGEARDADIGIAAGRARGHLFVKGQNVAVVPEAEMVDTLVEWAEFIAEHGTDAALARVDTEKAAREAERDRAALLDEQGDDANAASQRVELINRRRSE from the coding sequence ATGGAAGCCGGAGCGATCACCTTCGAGCGCCGCAAGACGCGCCAGATAACCGTTGGTGACGTACCCGTCGGTGGGGGAGCACCGGTCACGGTGCAGTCGATGACCACGACCCGCACGGCGGATGTCGACGGCACGCTCCAGCAGATCTATGCGCTCGCCGCCGCGGGTTGCGACATCGTGCGGTGCACCTGCAACGAGATCGAGGCAGCCGAAGGCCTGGCCCACATCGTGCCGCGCAGCCCGATTCCGGTGATCGCGGACATTCACCACCAGTACCGGATGGCGCTGGCCGCGATGGATGCCGGCGTACACGGCCTTCGCCTCAACCCGGGCAACATCCGTAAGCCGGAGCACATCAAGGCTGTGGCGAGCGAGGCGCGCGACCGCAACGTGCCGATCCGCATCGGCGTCAACGGCGGGTCGCTCGACCCGGCGCTGTACGAGCGCCACGGCAACAAGGTCACCCCGGAGGCGATGGTCGAGTCGGCCCTCGGCGAACTGGCCATGTTCGAAGAGGTCGACTTCGACCTCGTGAAGATCTCGGTGAAGGCGTCCAATGTGCCGCTGATGATCGAGGCCTACCGCCAGCTGGCGGACGCCACCGACGTGCCCCTGCACCTCGGCGTGACCGAGGCCGGGCCGCTGCCCGAGGGCTACATCAAGGCCACCGCCGGAATCGCCTCACTGCTTGCCGAGGGAATCGGCGACACGATCCGCTACTCGCTGACCGCCGATCCCGTCGAGGAGGCCCGAGCCGGAAGGGTGCTGCTCGAGTCCTACGGCTTGCGCGAGCGAAGCAACGTCGACCTCATCGCATGTCCGTCGTGTGGTCGGGCGGAAGTCGACGTGATCGAAGTGGCCGAATCGGCTCGCGCGGCGCTGGCTGACCGTGAGCTGCCCTTGCAGGTGGCAGTGATGGGCTGTGTGGTCAACGGGCCGGGTGAGGCGCGCGATGCCGACATCGGTATCGCTGCCGGACGCGCCCGCGGCCACTTGTTCGTGAAGGGGCAGAACGTCGCCGTGGTGCCCGAGGCCGAAATGGTCGACACTCTCGTGGAGTGGGCCGAGTTCATAGCCGAGCATGGCACCGACGCTGCGCTGGCCCGCGTTGACACCGAGAAGGCCGCCCGGGAAGCGGAACGCGACCGGGCGGCGTTGCTCGACGAGCAGGGCGATGACGCCAACGCCGCGAGTCAGCGTGTGGAGTTGATCAACCGACGCCGCTCGGAGTGA
- a CDS encoding 1-deoxy-D-xylulose-5-phosphate reductoisomerase, giving the protein MTTVALLGSTGSIGTQAVDVVAAEEDRFEIVAIGAGSSVGPLAAQARKLRPKVVAIADESGASELRSELPAGTELLVGPDAMAEAAVVADVAVNGVVGFAGLSVTLEVLRAGKRLALANKESLIAAGPIVQPLRETPGAELIPVDSEHAAVHMCLRAGEGTRRLHKVVLTASGGPFLGRSRSDLEQVTVQEALAHPTWSMGPKITVDSSTLMNKGLEVIEAHELFGVGYDDIDVVVHPQSIVHSMATFSDGATIAQLSLPDMRLPIAYALAYPDRTGTPFGEIDFGEAFSLDFEPPDRNSFGCLSLAYRAGREGGTAPAWLSAANEEVVEGFLEGRIAWIDIASVLASVMDHWPGVAAATLQDVMEADAGGRRVARELLEAGVKA; this is encoded by the coding sequence ATGACCACTGTCGCCCTGCTGGGATCAACCGGGTCGATCGGCACCCAGGCGGTTGATGTCGTGGCGGCCGAAGAGGACCGCTTCGAGATCGTCGCCATCGGTGCCGGATCCTCCGTCGGCCCACTTGCGGCGCAGGCGCGCAAGCTGCGCCCGAAGGTCGTGGCGATCGCGGATGAGTCAGGCGCTTCGGAGTTGCGCTCCGAGCTCCCTGCCGGCACGGAGCTGCTGGTCGGGCCAGACGCCATGGCCGAGGCCGCAGTCGTGGCCGACGTGGCCGTGAACGGCGTCGTCGGCTTCGCGGGTCTTTCGGTGACCCTCGAAGTGCTGCGTGCTGGCAAGCGTCTGGCGCTTGCCAACAAGGAGTCGCTGATCGCCGCGGGTCCGATCGTGCAGCCTCTGCGCGAGACCCCGGGAGCGGAATTGATCCCGGTGGACAGCGAACACGCAGCGGTGCACATGTGTCTGCGTGCAGGTGAAGGGACGCGCCGGCTCCACAAGGTCGTGCTCACGGCCTCGGGAGGGCCGTTCCTCGGTCGCAGCCGTTCCGATCTCGAGCAGGTCACCGTGCAGGAGGCGTTGGCTCACCCCACATGGTCGATGGGCCCGAAGATCACGGTCGACTCCTCGACCCTGATGAACAAGGGCCTGGAGGTGATCGAAGCCCACGAGCTGTTCGGGGTCGGCTACGACGACATCGATGTGGTCGTGCACCCGCAGTCGATAGTGCACTCGATGGCCACCTTTTCCGACGGCGCCACGATCGCCCAGTTGTCCCTGCCCGACATGCGGCTGCCCATTGCCTACGCGCTGGCGTACCCCGATCGCACTGGCACGCCATTCGGTGAGATCGACTTCGGCGAGGCGTTCTCGCTCGACTTCGAGCCACCCGACCGCAACTCGTTCGGGTGCCTCTCCCTCGCCTACCGCGCCGGTCGCGAAGGAGGGACCGCCCCGGCGTGGCTCTCCGCCGCCAACGAAGAGGTGGTGGAGGGGTTCCTCGAGGGTCGGATCGCCTGGATCGACATCGCATCGGTGCTTGCCTCGGTGATGGACCACTGGCCGGGCGTAGCCGCGGCCACTCTGCAGGACGTGATGGAGGCCGATGCCGGCGGCCGTAGGGTGGCCAGGGAGCTGCTCGAGGCAGGAGTGAAGGCATGA